One Myxosarcina sp. GI1 genomic window carries:
- a CDS encoding alpha-glucosidase family protein has product MKPNIKWWKNSVINRRAWTWEDANNQQHNGHWWQHAVIYQIYPRSFQDTTGNGVGDLDGIIARMGYIASLGVDAIWLCPIFESPMEDMGYDITDMRDIDPMFGDIEDFDRLLNIAHSFGIKVLIDGVWNHTSDKHPWFVESRKNRDNPKADWYVWADAKPDGSPPNNWLSAFMGKSAWEWDEVRQQYYFYNFLASQPELNWHNPEVVDAILKRAEFWLERGIDGFRLDAVNFYVHDKHLRDNPVRPENGVFPDGVDRDNPMVEHMFQYNFCRPENLEAIDPIRELCDRYGDAVTLGEITLCEDSVALSGEYVTGENRLHLAYNSALMAEEPMSANLMRETMQRVLQHFSEGGQCWMVGNHDYGRLRSRWTGVDAEGQPYPDKFYYAIAALLLSLPGALCLYQGDELGLSEAKIPKDIPEDKIQDPFGQALYPTVPGRDGSRTPMPWEANRPNAGFSNSEDPWLPIPKKHLAQAVDRQNADPNSLLNTWRKLLHWRKQQPALIAGNFRLIDTPEPVLGFVREYAEQSLLCLFNLSGEPVEYDLSVHDEYIPETSLGFDGKIWQDVLKLPEYGVFFANLQL; this is encoded by the coding sequence ATGAAGCCTAACATTAAATGGTGGAAAAATTCCGTAATTAATCGTCGAGCCTGGACGTGGGAAGATGCCAATAATCAACAGCATAATGGTCACTGGTGGCAACATGCAGTAATCTATCAAATTTATCCCAGAAGTTTTCAAGATACTACTGGTAATGGTGTTGGCGACCTCGACGGCATTATTGCCAGAATGGGCTACATTGCTTCGTTGGGGGTAGATGCTATTTGGCTCTGTCCGATATTCGAGTCGCCGATGGAAGATATGGGCTATGACATTACTGATATGCGCGATATCGATCCTATGTTTGGCGATATAGAAGATTTCGATCGCCTGTTGAATATTGCTCATAGTTTCGGAATAAAAGTTCTAATCGACGGAGTTTGGAATCACACCTCTGACAAACATCCTTGGTTTGTCGAAAGTCGGAAAAATCGCGATAATCCCAAAGCAGATTGGTACGTTTGGGCAGATGCCAAACCCGACGGTTCGCCACCAAATAACTGGCTTTCAGCGTTTATGGGTAAAAGTGCCTGGGAATGGGACGAAGTACGCCAACAATATTATTTTTATAATTTTCTCGCCAGTCAACCAGAACTCAACTGGCACAACCCAGAAGTAGTAGATGCCATTCTCAAACGTGCTGAGTTTTGGCTAGAGCGCGGTATCGATGGTTTTCGACTCGATGCGGTTAACTTTTACGTCCACGACAAGCACTTGCGTGATAATCCAGTTCGTCCCGAAAATGGTGTATTTCCTGATGGAGTCGATCGCGATAATCCGATGGTCGAACATATGTTTCAATATAACTTCTGCCGTCCCGAAAATCTTGAAGCGATCGATCCCATTCGAGAGTTGTGCGATCGCTATGGCGATGCGGTGACATTAGGAGAAATAACGCTGTGCGAAGATTCTGTTGCCCTGTCGGGAGAGTATGTAACTGGAGAAAATCGCCTGCATTTAGCCTATAACAGTGCTTTGATGGCAGAAGAACCAATGAGTGCTAACCTAATGCGCGAAACGATGCAGCGAGTACTCCAACATTTTTCCGAAGGTGGACAATGCTGGATGGTAGGTAATCACGATTATGGTCGTTTGCGATCGCGCTGGACGGGAGTTGATGCTGAAGGACAGCCATATCCCGATAAATTTTATTATGCGATCGCCGCCTTACTATTATCTTTACCAGGAGCATTGTGTCTCTACCAGGGAGACGAATTAGGTTTGAGCGAGGCTAAAATTCCCAAAGATATCCCCGAAGATAAAATCCAAGACCCCTTCGGACAGGCACTCTATCCTACCGTACCAGGTCGCGACGGCTCTCGTACTCCCATGCCCTGGGAAGCAAACAGACCCAATGCTGGCTTTAGCAACAGCGAAGATCCTTGGCTGCCCATTCCCAAAAAGCATCTAGCACAAGCAGTAGATCGTCAAAATGCCGATCCCAATTCTTTGCTTAATACCTGGCGCAAACTACTCCACTGGCGCAAACAGCAGCCAGCCCTAATTGCCGGTAACTTCAGGCTAATCGATACTCCAGAACCAGTTTTAGGATTTGTTCGAGAATATGCCGAACAGAGTTTGCTATGTTTGTTCAATCTTAGTGGCGAACCTGTAGAGTACGATCTCTCGGTTCATGATGAATATATTCCAGAAACTAGCTTGGGTTTTGACGGCAAAATTTGGCAAGATGTTTTAAAGCTTCCTGAATATGGAGTCTTTTTTGCCAATTTGCAGTTGTGA
- a CDS encoding peptidase domain-containing ABC transporter produces the protein MKYPVVLQHSEEDCGAACIATVAKHHGRTFAIGRIREAVGTGARGTTLLGLSRGAEVFGFNARQVKATAQIIDRINEAPLPAIIHWKGYHWVVLYGKKGKKYVIADPGVGIRYLTRQELVEGWGNGIMLLLTPDDSRFYQQENDKVGGFSKYIQRVWPYRNILLLALLINCAIGLLSLASPIMMQLLTDDVLVRGDTQLLTTVAIAVIVMNLFRSGVSLVQSHLIGHFGQKLQLGLILEYGRKLMHLPLSYFEGRRSGEVVSRIADVNAINALVSQIVLGLPSQFFIAIISLAVMIVYSWELTLASIGAFVIVTLINLLFLPALRRKTRNQIVLGTENQGFLVETFRGVQVLKTTQATPQAWEEYQSNYGRLANLGWSTMKLGLYSSTITGILSTFTSISILWLGSYLVISQKLSIGQLLAFNGMSGNFLGFLGAAIGLIDEFITAQVVIQRLTEVIDATPEDEKDFQKPWAEISGDANITCNKLNFHHAGRVDLLEDFSVTIPGGKVIALIGQSGCGKSTLAKLLAGLYSSQSGNVRYDAYNQQDLSLECLRQQIVLVPQEPHFWSRSILENFRFSYPQVDFEQIVRACQIAGADEFISELPDKYQTVLGEFGANLSGGQKQRLAIARAIVTDPPVLILDESTGALDPVSEAKVLEQLLEHRRGKTTILISHRPKVIQRADWIIMLETGKLKIQGTPEDLALVAGEHLNFLDNIVPPTHSLLLNSSSFAVNGNSANGNAKTANSNHF, from the coding sequence ATGAAATATCCAGTTGTTCTCCAGCATAGCGAAGAAGACTGTGGTGCTGCCTGCATTGCCACGGTTGCCAAACATCACGGACGCACCTTTGCCATCGGTCGCATCCGAGAAGCAGTCGGGACGGGAGCGAGAGGAACCACCCTGCTGGGTTTGAGTCGAGGAGCAGAAGTCTTTGGATTTAACGCTCGCCAAGTCAAAGCCACCGCTCAAATTATCGATCGCATCAATGAAGCACCACTACCAGCCATCATTCATTGGAAAGGCTATCACTGGGTAGTTTTATACGGCAAAAAAGGCAAAAAATACGTTATTGCCGATCCTGGCGTAGGCATTCGCTACCTAACTCGGCAAGAGTTAGTCGAAGGTTGGGGTAATGGCATCATGCTGTTACTAACACCAGATGACAGTCGTTTTTACCAACAAGAAAATGACAAAGTTGGAGGTTTTAGTAAATACATTCAACGAGTTTGGCCCTATCGTAATATTCTGCTCTTAGCCCTACTCATCAACTGTGCCATTGGTCTGCTTTCTCTAGCTTCGCCGATAATGATGCAGTTACTTACCGATGATGTCTTGGTCAGAGGCGATACTCAACTACTAACTACTGTAGCTATCGCTGTTATCGTCATGAACCTGTTTCGCAGTGGAGTTAGTTTAGTTCAGTCACATTTAATCGGTCACTTCGGTCAAAAACTACAGTTAGGGCTAATTCTCGAATACGGACGCAAATTAATGCACTTGCCCTTATCTTACTTTGAAGGAAGGCGCAGTGGAGAAGTAGTCAGCCGTATTGCTGATGTCAATGCTATCAATGCTTTGGTTTCCCAGATAGTTTTGGGTTTACCCAGCCAATTCTTTATTGCCATAATTTCTCTGGCGGTGATGATTGTTTACAGTTGGGAACTAACTCTAGCTTCTATTGGAGCATTTGTAATCGTTACCTTAATTAACCTACTGTTTCTTCCGGCATTACGGCGCAAAACACGCAACCAGATCGTTTTGGGTACGGAAAACCAAGGCTTTTTAGTAGAAACTTTTCGCGGCGTGCAGGTACTAAAAACGACCCAAGCCACACCCCAAGCTTGGGAAGAATACCAAAGCAATTATGGTCGTCTTGCTAACTTGGGCTGGAGTACGATGAAGTTGGGGCTTTATAGCAGTACTATTACTGGCATTCTTTCCACTTTTACTTCGATTAGCATCCTTTGGTTGGGTAGCTATTTAGTAATCAGTCAAAAGCTATCCATCGGTCAATTACTGGCATTTAACGGCATGAGCGGCAACTTTCTCGGTTTTTTGGGTGCGGCAATTGGCTTGATTGATGAATTTATTACGGCACAGGTAGTCATTCAACGTTTGACCGAAGTAATTGACGCTACGCCAGAAGACGAAAAAGATTTCCAAAAGCCTTGGGCAGAAATTTCTGGTGATGCCAATATTACTTGTAATAAGCTCAATTTTCATCATGCTGGAAGAGTCGATCTTTTAGAAGATTTCTCGGTAACTATTCCTGGTGGTAAAGTCATCGCTTTAATCGGTCAATCTGGCTGTGGTAAGAGTACCCTTGCCAAACTGTTAGCTGGTTTGTATTCCTCGCAGTCGGGCAACGTTCGCTACGATGCCTACAATCAGCAAGATCTTTCTTTAGAATGCTTGCGCCAGCAGATAGTGCTAGTACCCCAAGAGCCTCATTTTTGGAGTCGTTCGATTTTAGAAAATTTTCGCTTTAGCTATCCTCAAGTTGATTTCGAGCAAATTGTTAGAGCTTGTCAAATCGCTGGTGCCGACGAATTTATCAGCGAACTACCAGATAAGTATCAAACAGTTTTAGGAGAGTTTGGAGCTAACTTATCTGGTGGTCAAAAGCAAAGACTGGCAATAGCCAGAGCCATTGTTACCGACCCACCAGTTTTAATTTTAGATGAATCTACAGGTGCGCTCGATCCCGTTAGCGAAGCTAAGGTGTTAGAGCAATTGCTAGAACACCGACGGGGCAAAACTACAATTCTCATCAGCCATCGTCCCAAAGTAATTCAACGTGCCGACTGGATTATTATGCTCGAAACAGGAAAACTAAAAATACAAGGTACTCCCGAAGATTTAGCTTTAGTAGCTGGCGAACACTTAAATTTCTTAGACAATATCGTCCCTCCAACTCACAGTCTATTACTTAATTCTTCTAGCTTTGCTGTTAATGGCAATTCAGCTAACGGTAACGCCAAAACTGCTAACTCAAACCATTTTTAA
- a CDS encoding N-acetylmuramoyl-L-alanine amidase has product MKHFLGLVAISDILIVSSMMATPLLAQKKSSLFLAYPPPEHQTTAEKIFLIGTASPEAEVSVNGKAITNRSKMGHFAPSFPLKLGKNVFTLRHQNAELKITVIRNSAVPEIPTGIAFAEDSLTPAVNIDRLPEEFVCFGAIAPPKAEVNVSIGGKSIALLPQRAIALPPNSAVLTAEADTVNVAAGIYQGCTVFETSGNLGKPIFELDLQGKTVTKEGTGEITILDRAEIEVVEVTADEGVARTGASTDYSRLTPLPKGTRARVTGREGEWLRLDYGGWIKAEETKPVVGNTLPHSLIRGITSRQIAGATEIIFPLQTPVPVAVTQGEKQITLSLYNTTAQTDTIKVASDPVIQRLDWQQVTPTKIDYTFQLKNQQQWGYDLRYEGTNLIFTLRHSPQILPSSSFLSDRSLAGIEILLDPGHGGSESGSIGPTGYPEKKINLIMSQLVAAELKKMGATVYLTRETDTDLSLQERVDIINNTKPDLAISIHYNALPDSGDALNTQGISTFWYHPQAEDLASFLHSYLVENLNRPNYGVYWNNLALTRPHTAPAILLELGFMINPQEFEWITDAREQKKLAAAIAQGIKEWFGRVK; this is encoded by the coding sequence ATGAAACATTTTCTCGGTTTGGTAGCTATAAGTGATATTTTGATAGTCAGTAGTATGATGGCAACTCCCTTGCTGGCACAAAAAAAATCTTCGCTGTTTTTAGCTTATCCTCCACCAGAACATCAAACTACTGCCGAGAAAATATTTTTGATTGGTACTGCATCTCCAGAGGCAGAAGTATCAGTCAACGGCAAAGCAATAACCAATAGAAGTAAAATGGGACATTTTGCTCCTAGCTTTCCCTTAAAGTTGGGTAAAAATGTTTTTACTTTGCGCCACCAGAACGCAGAATTAAAAATAACTGTCATTAGAAATAGTGCCGTACCAGAAATTCCGACGGGAATAGCATTCGCTGAAGATTCTCTTACTCCTGCCGTAAATATCGATCGATTGCCAGAAGAATTTGTTTGCTTTGGCGCGATCGCACCTCCGAAGGCTGAAGTTAATGTAAGTATTGGCGGTAAAAGTATTGCCCTACTACCCCAAAGGGCGATCGCCCTTCCGCCTAACTCAGCCGTTTTAACTGCCGAAGCCGATACCGTTAATGTTGCTGCTGGCATTTATCAAGGCTGCACCGTCTTTGAAACGTCGGGTAATTTGGGCAAACCCATTTTTGAATTAGATTTACAGGGAAAAACCGTAACCAAAGAAGGCACAGGAGAAATAACTATTCTCGATCGCGCCGAGATCGAAGTAGTAGAAGTCACTGCCGATGAGGGGGTAGCCAGAACGGGTGCGAGTACCGATTATTCGCGTTTAACTCCCCTACCTAAAGGTACTAGAGCTAGAGTAACGGGCAGAGAAGGAGAATGGTTGCGTTTAGATTATGGCGGCTGGATTAAAGCCGAAGAAACCAAACCTGTAGTTGGTAACACACTGCCCCATTCTTTGATACGGGGTATTACTTCCAGACAAATTGCAGGTGCCACAGAAATTATTTTTCCCCTACAAACGCCAGTACCAGTAGCGGTAACTCAGGGAGAAAAACAAATTACCCTGAGTTTGTATAACACCACTGCCCAAACCGATACCATTAAAGTCGCAAGCGATCCCGTAATTCAACGTCTTGACTGGCAACAGGTAACGCCAACCAAAATTGACTATACTTTTCAACTAAAAAACCAGCAGCAATGGGGTTACGATCTGCGCTATGAAGGAACGAACCTAATTTTTACTTTACGCCATTCGCCACAAATATTACCAAGTTCTAGTTTTTTAAGCGATCGCTCTTTAGCAGGTATTGAAATTTTACTCGATCCAGGACATGGCGGTAGTGAGTCTGGTTCGATAGGTCCTACTGGCTATCCCGAAAAAAAAATTAACTTAATTATGTCGCAATTAGTAGCGGCAGAGTTAAAAAAAATGGGAGCAACGGTTTATTTAACCAGAGAAACCGATACCGATCTTTCTCTGCAAGAGCGAGTAGATATCATTAACAATACCAAACCAGATTTGGCAATTTCCATTCATTACAATGCTTTACCAGATAGCGGTGATGCCTTAAACACCCAGGGAATCAGTACCTTTTGGTATCATCCCCAAGCAGAAGATCTAGCTTCGTTTCTGCATAGTTATTTGGTCGAAAATTTAAACCGTCCCAACTATGGCGTATATTGGAATAATTTAGCTCTCACTCGTCCTCATACTGCCCCTGCTATTTTATTGGAATTGGGCTTTATGATTAACCCACAAGAATTTGAATGGATTACCGACGCTAGAGAACAAAAAAAGTTAGCTGCTGCGATCGCCCAAGGAATTAAAGAGTGGTTCGGGCGAGTTAAATAA
- a CDS encoding glycosyltransferase family 2 protein, which yields MMGLVVIGRNEGDLLRQCLLSVIGKVDRIVYVDSGSTDNSIEMARSMGVDVVELDLSQPFTAGRARNEGFFYLVRKYPQVRLVQFVDGDCAVVPEWLDTARNTLESQANLAIACGRRRELFPENSIYNRLCDLEWNTPIGEAKACGGDFMVRVSAFERVRGFNEVMIAGEEPELCVRLRQQEWKILRIDADMTLHDARITKFKQWWRRTLRSGYAYAEGAWLHGRTPERHWVKESRSIWFWGLILPVIAIASIVPSHGWSLLLLALYIVAICRVYFSVVQGIGDRAIALAYAVSCIVSKFPQAQGQIQFHLSRLTGKRRKLIEYKLIGSE from the coding sequence ATGATGGGATTGGTTGTTATCGGACGTAATGAAGGAGATTTACTACGCCAATGTTTGCTTTCGGTTATCGGCAAAGTAGATCGTATAGTATACGTTGACTCTGGTTCGACCGATAATAGTATCGAGATGGCTCGCTCTATGGGAGTAGATGTAGTAGAGTTGGATCTGTCCCAACCTTTTACGGCAGGGCGAGCTAGAAATGAAGGATTTTTTTATTTAGTGCGGAAATATCCCCAAGTTCGACTAGTCCAGTTTGTTGATGGAGACTGCGCCGTAGTACCAGAATGGTTGGATACTGCTAGAAATACTTTAGAGTCTCAAGCAAATCTGGCGATCGCTTGCGGTCGTCGTCGAGAACTTTTTCCAGAAAATTCTATTTATAATCGTTTGTGCGATCTTGAATGGAATACACCAATAGGAGAAGCTAAAGCCTGTGGCGGTGACTTTATGGTAAGAGTTTCAGCCTTCGAGAGAGTACGAGGTTTTAATGAAGTGATGATTGCTGGCGAAGAACCAGAACTATGCGTACGGTTGCGCCAACAGGAATGGAAAATTCTTCGTATTGATGCAGACATGACTTTACACGATGCCCGAATTACTAAATTTAAACAGTGGTGGCGGCGAACTTTAAGGAGTGGTTATGCCTATGCTGAAGGTGCTTGGCTTCATGGACGAACACCCGAACGACATTGGGTAAAAGAAAGTCGCAGTATCTGGTTTTGGGGGTTGATTTTACCAGTTATAGCGATCGCTTCAATCGTACCTTCTCATGGTTGGAGTTTGTTACTACTGGCACTCTATATTGTAGCTATCTGTCGCGTTTATTTCAGCGTTGTGCAGGGAATAGGCGATCGCGCGATCGCTTTGGCTTACGCTGTTAGTTGTATTGTGAGTAAATTTCCTCAAGCTCAAGGTCAAATTCAGTTTCATTTAAGTAGACTAACTGGAAAACGTCGCAAGCTTATTGAATATAAACTAATCGGTAGCGAGTAG
- a CDS encoding alpha-glucosidase, which produces MNLSSNRQFQTRQWWRSAVIYQVYPRSFFDSNGDGIGDLQGIIHKLDYIAALNVDAVWISPFYKSPMKDFGYDIEDYCAVDPIFGTIEDFKLLTKEAKKRGLKILIDQVWNHTSNLHPWFIESRSSRNNAKADWYVWADPKPDGTPPSNWLATFGGSAWTWDEQRQQYYLHNFLAEQPDLNWYNPEVKEAILAVAKFWLDLGVDGFRLDVVNFFLHDHTLQDNPSRPDNVPLPDGAGANDPFFSQLNLYNFCQPEIFSLLEDIRQLMDSYPETTTLAEISSAEDGILTASEYVRGSNRLHMAYNSSLMSDEPLSHEKMYQLITRVEKLFADGVICWTGGTHDFPRLKSRWRKFQIDDEFSHEAFDHMFAALLLSLRGSCCIYQGDELGLTQANVPYEKMQDPFGLAGYPSILGRDGSRTPIPWQKLAANAGFTQANEPWLPISEEHLHHAVDVQETFSNSLLNKYRRLIKWRKQQPALLWGNLTLLDTAEPLLGFIRKSEEQQILCLFNLSPVPLHYDLSTYPKCTAADEVDFQNRQYDSTVEIPGYGVFFGCLNEQH; this is translated from the coding sequence ATGAATTTATCCTCAAATCGACAGTTCCAAACTCGTCAGTGGTGGCGTAGTGCCGTCATCTATCAAGTTTATCCCCGCAGTTTCTTTGACAGCAACGGCGATGGTATTGGCGACCTTCAAGGAATCATTCATAAGTTAGACTATATTGCGGCTTTAAATGTAGATGCAGTCTGGATATCGCCTTTTTACAAGTCGCCAATGAAAGATTTTGGTTACGACATTGAAGACTATTGTGCTGTCGATCCAATTTTTGGCACTATAGAAGACTTTAAGTTGCTAACCAAAGAAGCCAAAAAGCGCGGTCTTAAAATTCTAATCGATCAAGTTTGGAATCATACCTCAAACTTACATCCCTGGTTTATCGAAAGCCGCAGTAGTCGAAACAATGCCAAAGCCGACTGGTATGTCTGGGCAGATCCCAAACCAGATGGCACACCCCCTAGTAATTGGCTAGCTACCTTTGGCGGTAGTGCCTGGACGTGGGACGAACAGCGACAGCAATATTATCTGCATAATTTTCTTGCCGAACAACCAGACCTTAACTGGTATAACCCAGAAGTTAAAGAGGCAATTTTAGCAGTAGCGAAATTTTGGCTGGATTTGGGAGTTGATGGCTTTCGCCTCGATGTAGTTAATTTCTTCTTGCACGATCACACTCTTCAAGATAATCCGTCTCGCCCCGATAATGTCCCTTTGCCTGACGGTGCAGGAGCTAATGACCCTTTTTTCTCCCAGTTAAATCTCTACAATTTTTGCCAACCCGAAATTTTTTCGCTTCTAGAAGATATACGTCAGTTGATGGATAGTTATCCCGAAACTACTACCCTGGCAGAAATTAGCTCTGCTGAAGATGGCATTTTGACGGCTAGCGAATACGTACGGGGTAGCAACAGACTACACATGGCTTATAACTCCTCGCTAATGAGCGACGAACCTCTAAGTCATGAAAAAATGTACCAGCTAATTACACGGGTAGAAAAATTGTTTGCCGATGGCGTGATTTGTTGGACTGGTGGTACCCACGATTTTCCTCGCCTTAAGTCTCGCTGGCGTAAGTTTCAGATTGATGATGAATTCAGCCACGAAGCTTTCGATCATATGTTTGCCGCACTGCTGCTTTCTCTCAGAGGCAGTTGCTGTATCTATCAAGGTGATGAGTTAGGCTTGACTCAAGCCAATGTTCCCTACGAGAAAATGCAAGATCCTTTTGGACTGGCTGGATATCCCTCAATTTTAGGCAGAGATGGTTCTCGTACTCCCATACCCTGGCAAAAATTGGCAGCAAACGCTGGCTTTACTCAAGCTAATGAACCCTGGTTGCCAATTTCTGAAGAACATCTCCATCATGCCGTAGACGTACAAGAAACTTTTTCCAACTCTCTATTGAACAAATATCGGCGTTTGATTAAATGGCGCAAGCAGCAACCCGCTTTACTCTGGGGAAATTTAACTTTACTCGATACCGCAGAACCTTTACTCGGATTTATTCGTAAATCTGAAGAACAACAAATTCTGTGCTTATTTAATCTCAGTCCCGTTCCTCTCCACTACGATCTATCTACCTATCCCAAATGTACAGCAGCCGACGAAGTAGATTTTCAAAATCGTCAATATGACAGTACGGTAGAAATTCCTGGCTATGGCGTGTTTTTTGGTTGTCTAAACGAACAACATTGA
- a CDS encoding DUF1643 domain-containing protein — protein MHNGAVIIGNYRYVLWREWNSNSKTVSFIMLNPSRADEKVNDPTITRCINFAKSWDYGKLEVVNLFAYRTSQPSQLKQTAAPIGKDNDKYILETVSRSDKVVLAWGNHGIWQRQDLYVLNLLKNYTHLYCLGITKQNCPRHPLYLHRTTMPQVFNSLYKIKAKHPIQKANTARR, from the coding sequence ATGCACAATGGAGCAGTAATTATTGGAAATTATCGCTATGTACTATGGCGTGAATGGAATAGTAATAGTAAAACCGTTTCTTTCATCATGTTAAATCCCAGTCGTGCCGATGAAAAAGTCAACGATCCGACTATTACTCGCTGTATTAATTTTGCCAAATCTTGGGATTACGGCAAATTAGAGGTAGTCAATCTTTTTGCCTATCGTACCTCGCAGCCATCACAACTCAAACAAACAGCAGCACCAATTGGCAAAGATAACGACAAATATATTTTAGAAACTGTTTCGCGAAGCGATAAAGTTGTTTTAGCCTGGGGCAATCATGGAATTTGGCAAAGACAAGATTTATATGTTCTTAACCTACTAAAAAACTATACCCATCTTTACTGTTTGGGAATCACCAAACAAAATTGTCCCCGTCATCCTTTATATCTTCATAGAACGACTATGCCTCAAGTTTTCAATAGCTTATATAAGATAAAAGCTAAACATCCCATTCAGAAAGCAAATACTGCACGTCGATAG
- a CDS encoding HlyD family efflux transporter periplasmic adaptor subunit, which produces MTSNSHTGFLPQLNDNEFLPPIGRWIIFGGVFVVATVGLTVPLTSVAKFKETVKAPASLRPAGELRIVQAATPGTITELRVKENQAVKRGDIIAILDGSRLETKQTQLEDNIRQSKLQLQQLQAQIAAQNNRILAETDRLDRAVISANAELARRQREYQNLTITTAAEAEEAEANLQLAAEELNQAKTDLVTVTADWNSSKAELSAAVAKRDRYQTIADSGALSRDLLEEAKLSVVQLQEQVYGKQATIKRQQQEITRRERAVAAAQARKNSVRAALNPSDAEVAIARSNIAQEQAVGRATIANLQKEQQALGQQRIELQNQIDRDRSELQQVERELQQSIITATADGTIFQLNLRNTGQTVVAGDKIAQIAPKDATLTLKAMISAKEIGKIKTNQTTSTKISACPYPDYGTLKGTVTKIAPDAIAPQADNARGAAQANIPSGKAFYEVTIAPETDLLQRQQHQCLLQSGMEGTTDIVTREETVLKFLLRKAKLLTDI; this is translated from the coding sequence ATGACTAGCAATTCCCACACGGGTTTTTTACCCCAATTAAACGACAACGAATTTTTGCCACCTATTGGTCGTTGGATTATCTTTGGCGGCGTGTTTGTTGTTGCTACTGTAGGACTAACCGTTCCTCTGACTTCTGTGGCTAAATTTAAAGAAACTGTCAAAGCTCCAGCTAGTCTGCGTCCTGCTGGTGAATTACGTATCGTTCAAGCAGCAACTCCAGGCACGATTACCGAGTTGCGAGTTAAAGAAAATCAAGCGGTCAAACGAGGAGATATTATCGCTATTTTAGACGGTTCTCGTTTGGAAACCAAACAGACTCAGTTAGAAGACAACATCAGACAATCAAAACTACAGCTACAACAACTACAAGCCCAAATAGCCGCTCAAAACAACCGTATACTTGCAGAAACCGATCGCCTCGACCGCGCTGTTATCTCTGCCAATGCCGAATTAGCTCGCCGCCAGAGAGAATATCAAAACCTTACGATCACTACTGCTGCTGAAGCAGAAGAAGCAGAAGCCAACCTGCAACTAGCTGCCGAAGAATTAAACCAAGCCAAGACAGATTTAGTTACCGTTACTGCCGACTGGAACTCCAGTAAAGCAGAATTGAGTGCTGCTGTAGCCAAACGCGATCGCTATCAAACTATTGCTGATTCGGGAGCCTTATCGCGCGACCTCTTAGAAGAAGCTAAACTAAGTGTAGTGCAACTACAGGAACAAGTTTATGGCAAACAGGCAACGATTAAAAGACAGCAACAGGAAATAACTCGCAGAGAACGGGCGGTAGCTGCGGCACAGGCGAGAAAGAATAGTGTTCGTGCCGCTCTCAACCCTAGCGATGCCGAAGTGGCGATCGCTCGTAGCAATATTGCCCAGGAACAGGCAGTAGGCAGAGCTACCATTGCCAATCTACAAAAAGAGCAGCAGGCTTTAGGGCAACAGCGCATCGAACTACAAAATCAGATCGATCGCGATCGGAGCGAGCTACAGCAGGTAGAAAGAGAATTACAGCAAAGTATTATTACCGCTACTGCTGACGGTACGATTTTTCAACTCAATCTCCGCAATACGGGACAAACTGTAGTAGCAGGAGATAAAATCGCCCAAATTGCCCCTAAAGATGCCACTTTAACCCTCAAAGCGATGATTTCTGCCAAAGAAATTGGCAAAATTAAAACCAATCAAACTACCAGCACCAAAATTTCTGCCTGTCCCTATCCCGACTACGGCACGTTAAAAGGAACGGTAACCAAAATTGCCCCAGATGCGATCGCCCCACAAGCCGACAATGCTCGAGGTGCTGCTCAAGCTAATATTCCAAGTGGTAAAGCCTTTTATGAGGTAACGATCGCGCCTGAAACAGATCTTCTCCAACGCCAGCAGCATCAATGTCTGCTTCAATCGGGAATGGAAGGTACGACCGATATTGTTACTAGGGAAGAAACCGTTTTAAAATTCTTGCTTAGAAAAGCCAAGTTATTGACTGATATTTAA